The following proteins are encoded in a genomic region of Streptomyces sp. NBC_01723:
- a CDS encoding metal-dependent hydrolase, whose amino-acid sequence MMGPAHSLSGAAAWLGVGAAAAAVGHPMPWPVLLAGALICAGAALAPDLDHKAATISRAFGPLSRGLCEIVDKLSYAVYKATKKPADPRRSGGHRTLTHTWLWAVLIGAGTSVLAITGGRWAVLAILFVHMVLAIEGLLWRATRGSSSDVLVWLLAGTSAWIIAGILDKPDGGADWLFTAPGQEYLWLGLPVVLGALVHDIGDALTVSGCPILWPIPVGRKRWYPIGPPKPMRFRAGSWVELKVLMPAFMLLGGAGGASALNFI is encoded by the coding sequence ATGATGGGACCAGCACACTCACTCTCGGGCGCCGCGGCATGGCTCGGCGTCGGGGCGGCGGCCGCCGCCGTGGGACACCCGATGCCGTGGCCGGTGCTGCTCGCGGGGGCCCTGATCTGTGCGGGCGCGGCGCTGGCCCCGGACCTCGACCACAAGGCGGCCACCATCTCCCGCGCCTTCGGGCCGCTCTCCCGGGGGCTGTGCGAGATCGTGGACAAGCTGTCGTACGCCGTCTACAAGGCCACGAAGAAGCCGGCCGACCCGCGACGCTCGGGCGGGCACCGCACCCTCACGCACACCTGGCTGTGGGCCGTCCTGATCGGCGCGGGCACGTCGGTGCTGGCCATCACGGGTGGCCGCTGGGCGGTCCTGGCGATCCTCTTCGTGCACATGGTGCTGGCCATCGAGGGCCTGCTGTGGCGGGCCACCCGGGGCTCCAGCAGCGACGTGCTGGTCTGGCTGCTGGCCGGGACGAGCGCGTGGATCATCGCCGGGATACTGGACAAGCCGGACGGCGGCGCGGACTGGCTGTTCACCGCGCCTGGCCAGGAGTACCTGTGGCTGGGGCTGCCGGTCGTCCTCGGCGCGCTGGTGCACGACATCGGGGACGCGCTGACCGTCTCGGGCTGCCCCATACTCTGGCCGATACCGGTGGGCCGGAAGCGCTGGTATCCGATCGGGCCGCCGAAGCCGATGCGGTTCCGGGCGGGGAGCTGGGTGGAGCTGAAGGTGCTCATGCCGGCGTTCATGTTGCTAGGGGGAGCGGGCGGCGCGTCGGCGCTCAACTTCATCTGA
- a CDS encoding DUF5709 domain-containing protein codes for MNSADGWGDDVYQPDGSEQREDTGLLDSEDTLENDGVGDPLDRGWSPPERPWAVEHTGVTAAERHEGETLDQRLAEERPDELAPEGDGLGDADGTDGELLDGEVGADRSGRLVAPDEGAHEDEEPALVALDVGIDGAAASAEEAAMHVVDEDALPG; via the coding sequence GTGAACAGCGCCGACGGATGGGGAGACGACGTCTACCAACCGGACGGATCGGAGCAGCGGGAGGACACCGGGCTGCTCGACAGCGAGGACACGCTCGAGAACGACGGTGTGGGCGATCCCCTCGATCGCGGCTGGTCCCCGCCGGAGCGCCCCTGGGCGGTGGAACACACCGGCGTGACGGCAGCCGAACGTCACGAGGGCGAGACCCTCGACCAGCGGCTCGCCGAGGAGCGGCCCGACGAGCTCGCTCCCGAGGGCGACGGGCTGGGGGACGCCGACGGCACCGACGGAGAACTGCTGGACGGCGAGGTGGGCGCCGACCGTTCCGGAAGGCTCGTGGCACCCGACGAGGGGGCGCACGAGGACGAGGAGCCGGCGCTGGTGGCCCTGGACGTGGGCATCGACGGCGCGGCCGCCTCCGCCGAGGAGGCCGCGATGCACGTCGTCGACGAGGACGCGCTGCCCGGCTGA
- a CDS encoding roadblock/LC7 domain-containing protein, with protein MVQNQGLGWLLDDLTARVEHVRHALVLSNDGLVTGASTGLRREDAEHLAAISSGLHSLAKGSGRHFGAGQVRQTMVEFDDAVLFVTAAGSGSCLCVLSGAEVDIGQIAYEMTLLVNRVGEHLDVDARQPGRISPTDL; from the coding sequence ATGGTGCAGAACCAGGGACTCGGCTGGCTGCTGGACGACCTGACCGCGCGCGTCGAGCACGTCCGGCACGCGCTGGTCCTGTCCAACGACGGCCTGGTGACCGGAGCCAGTACGGGACTGCGACGCGAGGACGCCGAACACCTCGCGGCCATCTCGTCCGGGCTGCACAGCCTGGCCAAGGGCTCGGGCCGGCACTTCGGTGCCGGCCAGGTGCGGCAGACGATGGTCGAGTTCGACGACGCCGTGCTGTTCGTGACGGCGGCGGGCTCGGGCAGCTGCCTGTGCGTGCTCAGCGGGGCCGAGGTCGACATCGGGCAGATCGCGTACGAGATGACGTTGCTCGTGAACCGGGTCGGCGAGCACCTCGACGTCGACGCACGGCAGCCGGGACGAATATCGCCCACAGACCTCTGA
- a CDS encoding acyl-CoA thioesterase, protein MTNPAESLVALLDLEQIEVNIFRGRSPEESLQRVFGGQVAGQALVAAGRTTDGDRPVHSLHAYFLRPGRPGVPIVYQVERDRDGRSFTTRRVTAVQQGRTIFTLTASFHKPEQGSFEHQLPPAREVPHPESLPTVADEVREHLGELPEQLERMARRQPFDIRYVDRLRWSADEVKGAEPRSAVWMRAVGPLGDDPLVHTCALTYASDMTLLDAVRIPVEPLWGPRGFDMASLDHAMWFHRPFRADEWFLYDQESPIATGGRGLARGRIYDTEGRMLVSVVQEGLFRAL, encoded by the coding sequence ATGACGAATCCGGCCGAGAGCCTCGTCGCCCTGCTCGACCTGGAGCAGATCGAGGTCAACATCTTCCGTGGCCGCAGCCCCGAGGAATCACTGCAACGGGTCTTCGGCGGGCAGGTGGCCGGCCAGGCGCTGGTCGCCGCCGGCCGTACCACCGACGGCGACCGCCCGGTGCACTCGCTGCACGCGTACTTCCTGCGTCCCGGACGTCCGGGCGTGCCGATCGTGTACCAGGTCGAACGGGACAGGGACGGACGGTCCTTCACGACCCGGCGGGTCACCGCCGTACAGCAGGGCCGCACGATCTTCACGCTCACCGCCTCCTTTCACAAGCCTGAACAGGGGAGTTTCGAGCACCAGCTGCCGCCGGCCCGCGAGGTCCCGCACCCGGAGTCGCTGCCGACGGTGGCCGACGAGGTGCGGGAGCACCTGGGCGAGCTGCCCGAGCAGTTGGAGCGGATGGCCCGTCGTCAGCCCTTCGACATCCGCTACGTCGACCGGCTGCGCTGGAGCGCCGACGAGGTCAAGGGCGCCGAGCCGCGCAGCGCGGTGTGGATGCGGGCGGTCGGGCCGCTCGGCGACGACCCGCTCGTGCACACCTGCGCACTGACCTACGCCAGCGACATGACCCTGTTGGACGCCGTACGCATCCCGGTGGAACCGCTGTGGGGTCCCAGGGGCTTCGACATGGCGTCGCTGGACCACGCCATGTGGTTCCACCGGCCGTTCCGCGCGGACGAGTGGTTCCTGTACGACCAGGAGTCGCCGATCGCGACCGGCGGACGGGGCCTGGCGCGCGGGCGGATCTACGACACCGAGGGACGCATGCTGGTGTCCGTCGTCCAGGAGGGGCTCTTCCGGGCCCTTTAG
- a CDS encoding MarR family winged helix-turn-helix transcriptional regulator: MTAPDPDGLLAEQLLRLTRRVHRIQKRHLEHRALGITPAQSRLLRTLAHYGSPPRMADLAERLEVVPRAVTTLVDGLEAAGKVRRAPDPANRRVIRIELTDDGRTALSELRGARRSAAEEILAPLSDEQRAVLGGLLDTLVDGPGCGPDRGAARS, encoded by the coding sequence ATGACCGCCCCCGATCCCGACGGCCTGCTCGCCGAGCAGTTGCTGCGGCTCACCCGCAGGGTGCACCGCATCCAGAAGCGCCACCTGGAGCACCGCGCCCTCGGCATCACTCCGGCCCAGTCCCGGCTGCTGCGCACCCTGGCGCACTACGGCTCGCCGCCGCGCATGGCCGACCTGGCCGAGCGCCTCGAGGTGGTTCCCCGGGCGGTGACGACGCTGGTCGACGGGCTGGAGGCGGCAGGGAAGGTGCGACGTGCCCCGGATCCGGCCAATCGCAGGGTCATCCGGATCGAGCTCACCGACGACGGACGCACGGCCCTGAGTGAACTGCGCGGCGCCCGCCGCTCGGCCGCGGAGGAGATCCTGGCGCCACTGTCGGACGAGCAACGCGCGGTGCTCGGCGGTCTCCTGGACACGCTGGTCGACGGCCCCGGCTGCGGACCGGACCGCGGCGCCGCCCGGAGCTGA
- a CDS encoding ABC transporter ATP-binding protein: MQIQDLPYPDPGVPDARSGSRFLWWLFRNQLGGQLKSLAWGLLHFASVSALPFCVGLAIQAVVDRSGTRLALAGGLMALCCAGNALGDTFLHRAAVTNWITSAARVQQLLARKAALLGSALTRRVAAGEVVAVSTGDVEKIGWFVEAVSRFTAAALTIVLVCVALVVYQPALGVVVIVGLPVLALAVLPLLPRATRRADVQREKAGRATELASDTVAGLRVLRGIGGEALFLDRYRSASQEVRHAAVRSARMWSLISAIQVLLPGLLLIAVVWHGVHLAREGRIGIGELVTVYSSVMLLTYPLRHFEEIAMAYSFSKPSAKRAARVLALERATDTAGTRTAEIPTGDLYDPATGLLAPSGRFTAVVCGDPDTAGRLAERLGGHPSEEGTSALLGGVPLDELPLGSARTAVLVQDKDPVLLSGTLRELLDVPASGAVRAGDALAAAQCGDVLAAAQCGDVLAALAQGSLDAEDPMDARITERGRSLSGGQRQRLALARSLITDPEALVLDEPTSAVDSHTEARIAEGVRELRAGRTTVVFTSSPLLLDRADRTVFLHEGEVAATGTHRDLLHTEPRYRAVVTRETEEETTARTDVTAVGGRPAKTPDDVLGEDDVLRHDGDVLHRLEEIEEKA, from the coding sequence ATGCAGATCCAAGACCTTCCGTATCCCGACCCGGGTGTGCCGGACGCACGCTCGGGCTCCCGCTTCCTGTGGTGGCTGTTCCGCAACCAGCTGGGCGGCCAACTCAAGTCACTGGCCTGGGGCCTGCTGCACTTCGCCTCCGTCTCCGCCCTGCCCTTCTGCGTCGGGCTCGCCATCCAGGCCGTCGTCGACCGCTCCGGCACCCGGCTCGCCCTCGCGGGCGGTCTCATGGCGCTTTGCTGCGCCGGCAACGCGCTCGGCGACACCTTCCTGCACCGCGCCGCCGTCACCAACTGGATCACCTCCGCGGCCCGAGTACAGCAACTGCTCGCCCGCAAGGCCGCGCTGCTCGGTTCGGCACTGACCCGGCGCGTCGCGGCCGGCGAGGTCGTGGCCGTGTCCACCGGCGACGTCGAGAAGATCGGCTGGTTCGTGGAGGCCGTCTCCCGCTTCACCGCGGCCGCGCTCACCATCGTGCTCGTCTGCGTCGCGCTGGTCGTCTACCAGCCGGCCCTCGGCGTCGTCGTGATCGTGGGCCTGCCGGTGCTGGCCCTCGCGGTACTGCCCCTCCTCCCCCGGGCCACCCGGCGGGCCGACGTCCAGCGTGAGAAGGCCGGCCGGGCCACCGAACTCGCCTCCGACACCGTCGCCGGCCTGCGTGTGCTGCGCGGCATCGGCGGCGAGGCGCTCTTCCTCGACCGCTACCGGAGCGCCTCCCAGGAGGTGCGCCACGCGGCCGTGCGCAGCGCGCGCATGTGGTCCCTGATCTCCGCGATCCAGGTGCTGCTGCCGGGCCTGCTGCTGATCGCGGTGGTCTGGCACGGCGTCCACCTGGCCCGGGAGGGACGCATCGGCATCGGCGAACTCGTCACCGTCTACAGCTCCGTCATGCTCCTCACCTACCCGCTGCGGCACTTCGAGGAGATCGCCATGGCGTACTCCTTCTCCAAGCCCTCGGCCAAGCGTGCCGCCCGGGTGCTGGCGCTGGAACGGGCCACGGACACCGCGGGGACGCGCACCGCCGAGATCCCGACCGGCGATCTGTACGACCCGGCCACCGGTCTCCTCGCCCCGTCGGGCCGGTTCACCGCCGTGGTGTGCGGCGACCCGGACACGGCCGGACGTCTGGCGGAACGGCTCGGCGGACACCCCTCGGAGGAGGGCACGTCGGCCCTGCTGGGCGGGGTGCCACTCGACGAGCTGCCCCTCGGATCCGCCCGCACGGCCGTCCTGGTGCAGGACAAGGACCCGGTGCTGCTCTCCGGCACCCTCCGCGAACTGCTCGACGTACCCGCCTCCGGCGCAGTGCGCGCGGGGGACGCGCTGGCCGCCGCCCAGTGCGGCGACGTGCTGGCCGCCGCCCAGTGCGGCGACGTGCTGGCCGCCCTCGCGCAGGGCTCGCTCGATGCGGAAGACCCCATGGACGCTCGCATCACCGAGCGGGGCCGCTCGCTCTCGGGCGGCCAGCGCCAGCGACTCGCCCTGGCCCGGTCCCTGATCACGGACCCTGAGGCGCTCGTCCTGGACGAACCGACCTCAGCCGTCGACTCGCACACCGAGGCACGGATCGCGGAAGGCGTACGGGAGCTGCGCGCGGGGCGCACCACGGTGGTGTTCACCTCGTCGCCACTGCTGCTGGACCGCGCGGACCGGACCGTTTTCCTGCACGAGGGCGAGGTCGCCGCGACCGGCACGCACCGGGATCTGCTGCACACCGAGCCTCGGTACCGGGCGGTGGTGACCCGCGAGACCGAAGAGGAGACGACAGCCCGCACGGACGTGACCGCGGTCGGCGGCCGCCCGGCGAAAACCCCGGACGACGTACTGGGCGAGGACGACGTACTGCGCCACGACGGCGACGTACTGCACCGACTGGAAGAGATCGAGGAGAAGGCATGA
- a CDS encoding DEAD/DEAH box helicase — protein MTLIDQLPRTADPDALYEAFEAWAQERGLTLYPHQEEALIEVVSGANVIVSTPTGSGKSMIAAGAHFAALARDEVTFYTAPIKALVSEKFFELCKIFGTENVGMLTGDASVNADAPVICCTAEVLASIALRDGKHADIGQVVMDEFHFYAEPDRGWAWQIPLLELPQAQFVLMSATLGDVSFFEKDLARRTGRPTAVVRSATRPVPLSYEYRYTPLTETLTDLLAARQAPVYIVHFTQAQAVERAQALMSINMCTREEKERIADLIGNFRFTTKFGRNLSRYVRHGIGVHHAGMLPKYRRLVEKLAQAGLLKVICGTDTLGVGVNVPIRTVLFTALTKYDGTRVRTLRAREFHQIAGRAGRAGFDTEGFVVAQAPEHVVENEKALAKAGEDPKKRRKVVRKKAPEGFVAWSESTFDKLIGSDPEPLMSRFRVTHTMLLSVIARPGDAFAAMRHLLEDNHEPRKQQLRHIRRAIAIYRSLLDGGIVEKLDRPDAEGRDVRLTVDLQQDFALNQPLSTFALAAFELLDPESPSYALDMVSVVESTLDDPRQILAAQQNKARGEAVAAMKADGVEYEERMERLQDITYPKPLEELLFHAYDTYRRSHPWVGDHPLSPKSVIRDMYERALTFTELVSHYELARTEGIVLRYLASAYKALDHTVPDDLKSEDLQDLIEWLGEMVRQVDSSLLDEWEQLANPEEMTAEEAQEKADQVRPVTANARAFRVLVRNAMFRRVELAALDHVDELGEMDAEAGWDADAWGEAMDKYWDEYDDLGTGPDARGPKLLVIEEEPQNGLWRVRQIFDDPNDDHDWGISAQVDLTASDAEGRAVVRVTDVGQL, from the coding sequence GTGACCCTCATCGATCAGCTGCCGCGGACCGCCGACCCCGATGCCCTGTACGAAGCCTTCGAGGCGTGGGCCCAGGAGCGCGGTCTCACGCTCTACCCCCATCAGGAGGAGGCGCTGATCGAGGTGGTCTCCGGGGCGAACGTGATCGTGTCGACGCCCACCGGCTCCGGCAAGAGCATGATCGCGGCGGGCGCCCACTTCGCGGCCCTGGCGCGGGACGAGGTCACCTTCTACACAGCTCCGATCAAGGCGCTGGTGTCGGAGAAGTTCTTCGAGCTGTGCAAGATCTTCGGTACCGAGAACGTCGGCATGCTGACCGGCGACGCGTCCGTGAACGCGGACGCACCCGTCATCTGCTGCACCGCCGAGGTCCTGGCGTCGATCGCGCTGCGTGACGGGAAGCACGCGGACATCGGCCAGGTCGTCATGGACGAGTTCCACTTCTACGCGGAGCCGGACCGCGGCTGGGCCTGGCAGATTCCGCTGCTGGAACTGCCGCAGGCCCAGTTCGTCCTGATGTCGGCGACCCTCGGCGACGTCTCCTTCTTCGAGAAGGACCTGGCCCGCCGCACCGGCCGGCCCACCGCGGTGGTCCGCTCGGCCACCCGCCCGGTGCCGCTCTCCTACGAGTACCGCTACACGCCGCTGACCGAGACGCTCACCGATCTGCTGGCCGCCCGGCAGGCGCCCGTCTACATCGTGCACTTCACGCAGGCGCAGGCCGTGGAGCGGGCGCAGGCGCTGATGAGCATCAACATGTGCACGCGTGAGGAGAAGGAGCGGATCGCCGACCTGATCGGCAACTTCCGCTTCACCACCAAGTTCGGCCGCAATCTCTCCCGCTACGTCCGGCACGGCATCGGCGTCCACCACGCCGGCATGCTGCCCAAGTACCGGCGGCTGGTGGAGAAGCTCGCGCAGGCCGGTCTGCTCAAGGTGATCTGCGGGACGGACACCCTGGGCGTGGGCGTCAACGTCCCCATCCGGACGGTGCTGTTCACGGCGCTGACCAAGTACGACGGCACTCGGGTGCGCACGCTGCGGGCCCGGGAGTTCCACCAGATCGCGGGCCGGGCGGGCCGTGCCGGGTTCGACACGGAGGGTTTCGTCGTCGCCCAGGCGCCGGAGCACGTCGTCGAGAACGAGAAGGCGCTCGCCAAGGCCGGTGAGGACCCGAAGAAGCGGCGGAAGGTCGTCCGCAAGAAGGCTCCCGAGGGATTCGTGGCCTGGTCGGAGAGCACGTTCGACAAGCTCATCGGCTCCGATCCGGAGCCGCTGATGTCCCGGTTCCGGGTCACGCACACCATGCTGCTGTCGGTGATCGCCCGCCCGGGCGACGCCTTCGCCGCGATGCGGCACCTGCTGGAGGACAACCACGAGCCGCGCAAGCAGCAGCTGAGACACATCCGGCGGGCCATCGCCATCTACCGCTCGCTGCTGGACGGCGGCATCGTCGAGAAGCTCGACCGGCCGGACGCCGAGGGGCGCGACGTGCGCCTGACCGTGGACCTCCAGCAGGACTTCGCGCTGAACCAGCCGCTGTCCACGTTCGCCCTGGCGGCCTTCGAGCTGCTGGACCCGGAATCGCCGTCGTACGCGCTGGACATGGTGTCCGTCGTGGAGTCCACGTTGGACGACCCGCGGCAGATCCTCGCCGCCCAGCAGAACAAGGCGCGCGGTGAGGCCGTGGCCGCGATGAAGGCCGACGGTGTCGAGTACGAGGAGCGCATGGAGCGCCTCCAGGACATCACGTACCCGAAGCCGCTGGAGGAGCTGCTCTTCCACGCCTACGACACGTACCGCAGGAGCCACCCCTGGGTAGGTGACCATCCTCTGTCGCCCAAGTCGGTCATCCGTGACATGTACGAACGGGCGCTGACGTTCACGGAGCTGGTCTCCCACTACGAACTGGCCCGCACCGAGGGCATCGTGCTGCGCTACCTGGCGAGCGCCTACAAGGCCCTCGACCACACCGTTCCGGACGACCTGAAGTCCGAGGACCTTCAGGACTTGATCGAGTGGCTCGGCGAGATGGTGCGCCAGGTCGACTCCAGCCTGCTGGACGAGTGGGAACAACTCGCCAACCCGGAGGAGATGACCGCCGAGGAGGCACAGGAGAAGGCCGATCAGGTGCGGCCGGTCACCGCCAACGCGCGGGCCTTCCGGGTCCTGGTCCGCAACGCCATGTTCCGCCGGGTCGAACTCGCCGCCCTCGACCATGTCGACGAGCTGGGCGAGATGGACGCGGAGGCGGGCTGGGACGCGGACGCGTGGGGCGAGGCGATGGACAAGTACTGGGACGAGTACGACGACCTCGGCACCGGTCCCGACGCCCGCGGCCCGAAGCTGCTGGTGATCGAGGAGGAGCCGCAGAACGGTCTGTGGCGCGTGCGGCAGATCTTCGACGACCCGAATGACGACCACGACTGGGGCATCAGCGCTCAGGTCGACCTCACGGCCTCCGACGCGGAGGGCCGGGCTGTCGTCCGCGTCACCGATGTCGGCCAGCTGTGA
- a CDS encoding ABC transporter ATP-binding protein has translation MIGVAPPSYDPAAPTTANTLPVGAPATVRAYTGELLRRHRRAFLLLVTVNTVAVIASMAGPYLLGGLVERVSDGARELHLGLTATFFVLALAVQALFVREVRLRGAMLGERMLADLREDFLVRSVGLPPGVLERAGTGDLLSRITTDIDRLANAMREAVPQLAIGAVWVVLLLGGLVVTAPPLAPVVLIAVPLLVIGCRWYFRRAPSAYRSEAAGYAAVAAALAETVDAGRTVESHRLDARRIELSEQRIREWTAWERYTLWLRSVLFPVINVTHVTVLASVLLIGGVFVLQGWIGVGQMTTAALIAQMLVDPVGLILRWYDELQVAQVSLARLVGVRDIEPDAGDGALSPEGRDVHADRVHFGYVEGVDVLRQVSLEVAPGTRLALVGPSGAGKSTLGRLLAGIYGPRDGRITLGGAELSRMSAERVRSHVALVNQEHHVFVGSLRDNLRLARTDATDAELWAALGAVDADDWSRALEDGLDTEVGSGGFALTPAQAQQIALARLVLADPHTLVLDEATSLLDPRAARHLERSLARVLDGRTVIAIAHRLHTAHDADVIAVVENGRISELGSHDELVTADGAYAALWRSWHG, from the coding sequence ATGATCGGCGTCGCACCACCGTCGTACGACCCGGCGGCCCCCACGACGGCGAACACCCTCCCCGTCGGCGCTCCCGCGACCGTCCGCGCCTACACGGGCGAACTGCTGCGCCGCCACCGCCGGGCGTTCCTGCTCCTCGTCACCGTCAACACCGTGGCCGTGATCGCCTCGATGGCAGGCCCCTACCTGCTGGGCGGGCTCGTGGAACGGGTCTCGGACGGCGCCCGCGAGCTGCATCTCGGCCTCACGGCCACGTTCTTCGTGCTCGCCCTCGCCGTGCAGGCGCTCTTCGTCCGCGAGGTGCGGCTGCGCGGGGCCATGCTCGGCGAACGGATGCTGGCCGATCTGCGCGAGGACTTCCTCGTGCGGTCGGTCGGACTGCCGCCCGGCGTGCTGGAACGGGCCGGTACCGGGGATCTGCTGTCCCGGATCACCACGGACATCGACCGGCTCGCCAACGCCATGCGCGAGGCGGTACCCCAGCTGGCGATCGGTGCCGTGTGGGTGGTGCTGTTGCTCGGCGGACTGGTGGTCACCGCTCCGCCGCTGGCACCGGTGGTGCTGATCGCGGTGCCGCTTCTGGTGATCGGCTGCCGCTGGTACTTCCGACGGGCGCCCTCCGCCTACCGGTCCGAGGCCGCCGGGTACGCCGCGGTGGCCGCCGCGCTCGCCGAGACGGTGGACGCCGGACGCACCGTCGAGTCGCACCGTCTGGACGCCCGGCGCATCGAGCTGTCGGAGCAGCGGATCAGGGAGTGGACGGCCTGGGAGCGCTACACGCTCTGGCTGCGGTCGGTGCTCTTCCCGGTCATCAACGTCACCCATGTGACCGTGCTCGCCTCCGTCCTGCTGATCGGCGGTGTGTTCGTCCTGCAGGGCTGGATCGGGGTCGGGCAGATGACTACGGCCGCCCTGATCGCGCAGATGCTGGTCGACCCGGTCGGCCTCATCCTGCGCTGGTACGACGAGCTCCAGGTGGCCCAGGTCTCCCTGGCCCGGCTCGTGGGCGTGCGGGACATCGAACCGGACGCCGGTGACGGCGCCCTGTCCCCCGAGGGACGGGACGTCCACGCCGACCGCGTGCACTTCGGCTACGTCGAGGGCGTGGACGTCCTGCGCCAGGTGTCGCTGGAGGTCGCCCCCGGCACGAGGCTCGCCCTGGTCGGGCCCTCGGGCGCCGGCAAGTCCACGCTGGGCAGGCTGCTCGCCGGAATCTACGGTCCCCGTGACGGCCGGATCACCCTGGGTGGCGCCGAACTGTCCCGGATGTCCGCGGAGCGGGTCCGCTCCCACGTCGCCCTCGTCAACCAGGAGCACCACGTCTTCGTGGGCTCCCTGCGCGACAACCTCCGGCTGGCCAGGACGGACGCCACCGACGCCGAGCTGTGGGCGGCGCTGGGCGCGGTCGACGCGGACGACTGGTCCCGCGCACTCGAGGACGGTCTGGACACCGAGGTCGGCTCGGGAGGCTTCGCCCTCACTCCCGCGCAGGCCCAGCAGATCGCCCTGGCCCGGCTGGTGCTGGCCGACCCGCACACCCTGGTGCTGGACGAGGCGACGTCGCTGCTCGACCCGCGGGCCGCACGTCATCTCGAACGGTCCCTGGCCCGGGTCCTGGACGGTCGCACGGTGATCGCGATCGCCCACCGGCTGCACACCGCCCACGACGCGGACGTCATCGCCGTGGTCGAGAACGGCAGGATCAGCGAGCTGGGCAGCCACGACGAGCTGGTGACGGCGGACGGCGCCTACGCGGCACTGTGGCGGTCCTGGCACGGGTGA
- a CDS encoding DUF6397 family protein, translating to MSGNTVTREFSAATEQTGSTRDAPLAPGRAARVLGLKRSEFDLAVHLGRIRTVPDGAGGGGRVARDEIQRIRAADGFPETLRAGVRTVGTTEGAALMVVTKVRFTRLARLGLLVPVKFYVNRYRAVVWLYLADELRQFAADERNASLLKGRTPEGLRGQLGEGLDLRPRNWRGRHLGFLLRQADDPWARAAAVASLLDAVEVAEVVRDPYERSYLRRFHPLRPAHGSPGSAAAQLAEEIMTAADPDEIDWLRADLADAVAAAREQRPAPGPALRAAPVPPGPESTPDDAEEPRRPRGLLGRLWRRDA from the coding sequence ATGTCCGGCAACACCGTCACGCGCGAATTCTCAGCGGCCACCGAGCAGACCGGCAGTACCCGGGACGCCCCTCTCGCGCCGGGGCGCGCAGCACGAGTACTGGGCCTCAAACGCAGCGAGTTCGACCTCGCCGTCCATCTCGGCCGCATCCGCACCGTGCCCGACGGTGCAGGAGGTGGGGGGCGCGTCGCCCGCGACGAGATCCAGCGGATCCGGGCGGCGGACGGTTTCCCCGAGACACTGAGGGCGGGCGTCCGGACCGTGGGGACCACGGAGGGCGCGGCCCTCATGGTCGTGACCAAGGTCCGGTTCACCCGCCTCGCACGGCTGGGGCTGCTGGTCCCTGTCAAGTTCTACGTCAACCGGTATCGAGCCGTTGTCTGGCTGTACCTCGCCGACGAACTGCGGCAGTTCGCCGCCGACGAGCGCAACGCCTCACTGCTCAAGGGCCGCACGCCCGAGGGACTGCGGGGCCAGCTGGGGGAGGGGCTGGACCTGCGCCCCCGCAACTGGAGGGGGCGGCACCTGGGATTCCTGCTGCGCCAGGCCGACGACCCCTGGGCCCGCGCGGCGGCCGTGGCGTCGCTGCTCGACGCGGTCGAGGTCGCCGAGGTCGTCAGGGATCCCTACGAGCGTTCGTACCTGCGCCGGTTCCACCCCTTGCGGCCGGCCCACGGCTCGCCCGGTTCCGCCGCCGCACAGCTCGCCGAGGAGATCATGACGGCGGCGGACCCGGACGAGATCGACTGGTTGCGCGCGGACCTGGCGGACGCGGTGGCAGCCGCCCGCGAGCAGCGCCCCGCGCCCGGACCGGCCCTTCGCGCCGCTCCTGTCCCGCCGGGACCGGAGTCCACGCCTGACGACGCCGAGGAGCCAAGGAGGCCTCGCGGTCTCCTGGGCAGGCTGTGGCGCAGAGACGCCTGA
- a CDS encoding type B 50S ribosomal protein L31 — protein MQQDKHPEYRPVVFRDRSAGYAFLTRSTATSDQTIAWDDGETYPVVEVEISSESHPFYTGKARTVDSEGRVARFERRYGGEGGDAGQDAGASG, from the coding sequence ATGCAGCAGGACAAGCATCCCGAGTACCGGCCCGTGGTCTTCCGCGACCGCAGTGCCGGCTACGCCTTCCTCACCCGGTCCACCGCGACCAGCGACCAGACCATCGCGTGGGACGACGGGGAGACCTACCCGGTGGTGGAGGTGGAGATCTCCTCGGAGAGCCACCCCTTCTACACGGGCAAGGCGCGAACCGTGGACTCGGAGGGACGGGTGGCCCGCTTCGAGCGGCGCTACGGCGGTGAGGGCGGCGACGCGGGGCAGGACGCCGGCGCCTCCGGCTGA